GTACTTCCTCTTGGTGCTAGACAGCTTGGTGCACAACACGATGGTGCAGATGATAAAGATGGTGGCCACCGCAGCCAGCACAGCGATGGCTATCAGGCAATGGCTCACCAGCCCCCCTTTCCTGGGGAGCGCGGTCGAGCACGGGAACTCCCTGACTGGGCTGGCTTGGGTGGTGGTCCTGGTGGAGCTCCCTtctccagccacaggggtcaaGCTGGTTCTCGTGGTGGTATCCTTCTTGAGGATTAAAACCACGCTGGAGGAGTTGGTTGAGTTACTCTCGGACGTAGTGGAGAAGTCTGCAGAAGAAGCAGAGGGTTCTGAGGGTTCTGTTGTGTCGTGCTCAGAGGAATCTGATGTTTCTGTATCATCGGTATATGGAGTAGTTGTTGCTGTGTCATACGCAGCACTATCTGTTCTTGCTGTACTGGATTGTGGGGATTCAGTGGTGGTGCTTGCCACTGTAGGGGTAGTCTTTTGAGTAATGGATGATGAGGCTGTGCTCTGAGGTTCAGGAGAAGCAGTGGTAGGTTCCTCAGCAGCATCCATAGTGATCTGGTCAGGATCCACTGTACTGTCAGCATCATGTTGAGTGGTAGAGATATTCTGGGTGATGGATGATGAAGCTGTGCTCTGAGGTTCAGTATCCTTAGTTTCTGTTGTAATTTTCAGATTCATAGGACTTTTTGCCTCCACTGTTGTCCCGGGATCCCTGGTTCCTCTGATCTGTGATGTATCTATGGAAACTGAGGACCCAGTCAGGGTTTGGAAAAGAGCTTGTGAGAGAAATGCAAAAATTATCAGGGTCAACCAAACGCTGGCCATCTCTGACGAGTAGTTATGTCCTGTAATAGAAAAGGAAAAGGCATGGTTACTCATCAGTTCCATGGTACCAGTGCTTCCAAATCTTTTCCCCACAAAGACTACAATTAAAAAGGCATCCCTACAGGCTTTCTATATACAGCGCTCCCTCTTCATTCTGCTGTCTGACTTACACATCAAGAAACAGGGAACTATTGAAGACAACGAATTAGTGAAGGGGTCCTCACAGTTTACTTTATGTGTATTTTATGGCTCCTAAGCACTGTAACTGCAGACATGTGCAATGCATTGCAATGAGAACTTATTTTACACTGTAATTAGTTCATGGAGGATAAGCACtgtgtaattttccatttaagcCAACTGCATGCAATTTGTATCTCCTTCTTGTAATTTTAGGAACGGAAATCTAATTTGAAGGTCAGGTAATGATATTGTACCGCACAGATTCAGtcatttataaagaagaatggactgctatacagctctggacaaaacctttgcatcaccccatagaatgAACCAATTGTGCAACATAAAGGTGAATGAAACTTGTtacataatgttatgttaacatactgaattacattaaatctgtagttttccatatacttacatgatgttaaataaaatgtttaaattatgttcatatatatatatatatatatatatatatatatatatatatatatatatatatatatatatatatatatataaaatgcctcAATCCTAAATTCTAGCTGTCAGTTTTGTGACTCACTTGTATTAGTTTCCTTCACTAAAAAGTCCCTCCTGACAACTGACGCCTCTCCCACAGAGAAACTGTTTGCACATTCAAAAAGTGTTCAGTAAATTCTACTGAATTGTATAAGAAAAATCCCAACATTTAGTCTTGCTTCTCTTTTGAGTgtgtatttaatcatttttaaatgcttgtctTCTTGGCAGCCCTTAATTACCAGCAAGGAACTTCTTTACAATGGCACCATTAAGAAAAAACATGACCCCAAAGGTGTAATGAGAAGTGTCAAACTGATATGTTTGAAATAAAGCCCTCTGTGGTTTTGCACACACAACACGAAGAGCGCCTTGCACCTGggtatagttatttatttatatacattttgctGTGCATGAAAATATCCCACCAGCTTCCTAAGTGTATAGAAACAAAGGACTGTCTTCTGAGAAAAGAGATAAAGTAATCTAGATtacttcacacacacatacagtaccgcCCATTGCAGACTGGAAAAAAATTCTCAATAACAtgtacaacaaaatatatatgtccTACtcttcttttagaaaaaaaaagatttataattGAATCTGTCCACCATGTCCTCTTGCAGGTACAGTACCATTGAGAAGACTGCCTCATGCCATAAGCGAATGAAGCCTTCTTTATAAATTTATACAAAGTTCTCACACCCTCCATGAAAGCTGAAGTCTGCAGACAGCTTATGATTGCAGAGAGATTCTTTGAATCACTTTTATTAATATGTTCTAGTTGTGGAGGAGGGGTAACTTCCTTCCTGGTTCAAAATAATACCCAGGCTGAAAACCAAGCCAACACCTACTGGTGTTCTGTTTTAGAAGTCTTTGAAAGAGGAAACAGTCTCTTTAAGAGGTGGCACAGGCTCACATGACAAaccaagtgttttaaaatgatgtgcTTGGCTCCTAACCGCAGATCATAGATCAGCTTTAGTGTGGTCTGAGAAACAAGCCAGTAAGGAGGAAAGAGTTTGTAACGGACGGCTGTGTTGACTAAATTAGTCGAGCTGCATGGTTTGCAGTCACTATGACATTGGGAAAGGCCGGCAGAACGGAGGGATAGCAGTTGCAGTCCAGTGGTTACTGCCATTGACCCTTTTTAGAATATACACAAAGTGATTAAGGTCTGAATTAAATCATATAGCATTTTATTCTAGCAAAACTATTCTGCAGCTTCATTGTTATTTGAAAACCACATTGGGGTAGTAGAGGTTCCAATTCCAAACCACTAGAGGCAACTGAGGTAAATATTAAACTGTAACCTGTATTTCTGGGCACAGATTCACAGTTTTGGGTAGGGGTTTGTGTGATGCTGATCCGCAGCCACTGTCTGCATGCGCTTTGTAGAACCTTAACTACATATGCAGGGTGTTc
The Polyodon spathula isolate WHYD16114869_AA chromosome 22, ASM1765450v1, whole genome shotgun sequence genome window above contains:
- the LOC121297403 gene encoding P-selectin glycoprotein ligand 1-like; translation: MASVWLTLIIFAFLSQALFQTLTGSSVSIDTSQIRGTRDPGTTVEAKSPMNLKITTETKDTEPQSTASSSITQNISTTQHDADSTVDPDQITMDAAEEPTTASPEPQSTASSSITQKTTPTVASTTTESPQSSTARTDSAAYDTATTTPYTDDTETSDSSEHDTTEPSEPSASSADFSTTSESNSTNSSSVVLILKKDTTTRTSLTPVAGEGSSTRTTTQASPVREFPCSTALPRKGGLVSHCLIAIAVLAAVATIFIICTIVLCTKLSSTKRKYKMSECQGTEMMCISALLPDAETFPRNKAKNSKSNARLITNVEDSEGDDLTLNSFLQP